The following are encoded together in the Candidatus Methylacidiphilales bacterium genome:
- a CDS encoding carotenoid 1,2-hydratase produces the protein MPRTRIILILPLVQALLDSFIPTHAQTHTQWKQALSPHPWSFPKDHGNHPEYRTEWWYFTGNLTDSKQKNYGYQLTFFRQGARRDTPPLKSRWTFRDLYFAHFAISDPSIPLFLKAQKISRAALDTAGSALDALHVWIDDWRATEINPSQFRLSADAGNFALDLLLTTKKPPILHGRDGLSQKSTRKGYASHYFSYTRLLTHGVIRIHNVEYPVSGTSWFDKEFSSSMLDTDQVGWDWFSIQFDNDCELMLYLLRHSDASTSYSGGTWVESDGQKIDISHRQFSVIPRREWTSPHTQITYPSGWTIRVPSLNLEIEFLPRTPDQELSFQLANRPLNYWEGACVAQGIYKGKPIRGHGFAELTGYDGMRPLR, from the coding sequence ATGCCTAGAACCAGGATTATACTCATACTCCCTCTTGTCCAAGCTCTTCTTGACAGCTTCATCCCCACTCATGCTCAGACTCACACACAATGGAAGCAAGCATTATCTCCTCACCCTTGGTCATTTCCCAAAGACCACGGCAATCATCCCGAATATCGCACAGAATGGTGGTATTTCACTGGTAACCTGACTGATTCAAAACAAAAAAACTATGGCTACCAGCTAACATTCTTTCGACAAGGGGCAAGACGAGATACCCCTCCTCTCAAAAGCCGATGGACATTCCGCGACCTATACTTTGCACACTTTGCTATATCTGATCCATCAATTCCGCTTTTTCTGAAGGCCCAAAAAATTTCAAGAGCGGCACTTGATACTGCTGGATCCGCTTTAGATGCCCTCCATGTGTGGATTGATGACTGGCGAGCTACCGAAATTAACCCATCTCAGTTCAGGCTCTCAGCCGACGCAGGAAACTTTGCTCTCGATTTATTATTAACAACCAAAAAACCGCCTATTCTTCATGGACGAGATGGACTGAGCCAAAAATCCACCCGCAAAGGATATGCATCGCATTATTTTTCATACACTCGTTTACTCACCCACGGCGTCATACGAATACATAACGTCGAATATCCCGTAAGCGGCACCAGTTGGTTCGACAAAGAGTTCAGCTCATCCATGTTAGATACAGACCAAGTAGGATGGGATTGGTTCTCAATCCAATTCGACAACGACTGTGAACTCATGCTCTACCTGCTCCGTCATTCTGACGCCTCTACATCCTATTCAGGTGGCACTTGGGTTGAATCCGACGGGCAAAAAATAGATATTTCCCATCGCCAATTTTCCGTGATTCCACGCAGAGAATGGACGAGCCCCCACACTCAGATCACCTACCCATCTGGATGGACAATTCGAGTGCCCTCATTAAATCTCGAAATAGAATTCCTACCCCGCACACCAGACCAAGAGCTCTCGTTTCAACTTGCAAATCGTCCCTTAAACTACTGGGAAGGCGCCTGCGTCGCCCAAGGCATATACAAAGGCAAACCCATCCGTGGTCATGGTTTTGCAGAGCTTACAGGCTACGACGGCATGCGTCCCCTACGCTGA
- a CDS encoding ABC transporter permease — MNSLAHYVHLIRLCTHAQLKAETHRSYLGYFWWILEPLLNTFLFYSLFFLFLGKRTQQYLEFLLVGTLLWQWIQSTLQLATTSILEKPHLLRQIKIPLSLFPITKTLANTTKFIIIYLILLVYLILQNFLPSPIWLLLVPLLLLHTLLIFSFALPLALLTPFAPDIKTILDALLRFLMLLSGIFFTVESIPAHLLPYFYANPFAHILETHRSILLHNQIPPPHHWINSALFILLLLPIGLALLRFADGRIPKILK, encoded by the coding sequence ATGAACTCCCTGGCTCACTACGTCCATCTCATCCGTTTGTGCACACATGCACAATTAAAGGCTGAAACTCACCGCTCCTACCTCGGTTACTTCTGGTGGATACTTGAACCACTCCTCAACACTTTTCTTTTTTACTCCCTTTTCTTTCTTTTCCTAGGCAAACGCACCCAACAATACCTTGAATTCCTCCTCGTCGGCACCCTCCTCTGGCAATGGATTCAAAGCACCTTGCAACTTGCTACCACCTCGATACTCGAAAAACCTCACCTCCTTCGTCAAATTAAAATCCCACTCTCCCTCTTCCCTATCACCAAGACATTAGCCAACACCACAAAATTTATCATCATATATCTAATCTTGCTCGTTTATCTGATCCTGCAAAACTTCCTCCCCTCACCTATTTGGCTTTTGCTGGTCCCCTTACTCCTTTTGCATACGTTACTCATTTTCAGCTTTGCCCTTCCCCTGGCCCTTCTGACTCCATTCGCTCCCGACATCAAAACCATACTTGACGCGCTCCTGCGCTTTCTGATGTTGCTTTCGGGCATCTTCTTTACTGTTGAATCCATACCCGCACATCTTCTGCCCTATTTTTATGCCAATCCTTTTGCTCACATACTTGAAACCCATCGTTCAATTCTCCTTCACAACCAAATCCCTCCCCCTCACCACTGGATAAACTCAGCTCTATTCATTCTCCTGCTTCTTCCAATCGGCCTAGCATTGCTTCGTTTTGCGGACGGCCGCATCCCAAAAATCCTAAAGTAA
- a CDS encoding ABC transporter ATP-binding protein, with the protein METVAPYLIQANKISLYYRIQKGFIRGFKARFQALHEVSLTLRSGDRIGLIGRNGAGKTTLLQILARIIRPDKGTLTTAPHIRTLLLSIAAGFESSLTGRQNALLSALYLGLDHATATSRLPEIQSFSELEDFFDQPLYTYSSGMVSRLGFAVALQTDPDVLLIDEILSVGDHHFQEKSKNALLHRLRPSQAVLIATHDLSLLQQITTHTLWLENGRVRYFGPTPETLDLYQKNS; encoded by the coding sequence ATGGAAACAGTGGCCCCTTACCTCATTCAAGCCAACAAAATCAGTCTCTACTATCGCATCCAGAAAGGTTTTATCCGCGGCTTCAAAGCCCGATTCCAAGCCCTTCACGAAGTCTCTCTCACCCTTCGATCAGGAGACCGGATCGGCCTCATCGGTCGCAATGGTGCTGGTAAAACCACGTTACTACAAATTCTTGCCCGCATCATACGCCCCGATAAAGGCACTCTTACGACAGCCCCACACATACGCACCCTCTTACTCTCGATCGCAGCAGGTTTTGAAAGCTCTCTCACAGGCCGCCAAAACGCTTTATTAAGCGCTCTCTATCTAGGGCTCGACCACGCAACTGCCACATCCCGGCTGCCCGAAATCCAATCATTCTCTGAGCTCGAAGACTTCTTCGACCAACCTCTTTACACCTACTCATCTGGCATGGTTTCCCGATTAGGCTTTGCCGTCGCACTACAGACGGATCCAGATGTCCTACTCATTGATGAAATTCTCTCAGTCGGTGATCATCACTTCCAAGAAAAATCCAAAAACGCCTTACTCCATCGCCTTCGCCCCTCACAAGCAGTTTTGATCGCAACTCACGACCTGTCACTCCTACAACAAATCACCACACACACTCTCTGGCTAGAAAATGGACGCGTCCGATATTTTGGGCCGACCCCCGAAACTCTCGACCTTTACCAGAAAAATTCCTAG
- a CDS encoding efflux RND transporter periplasmic adaptor subunit yields the protein MCRILRNPISLTLLTLILLYCLTRSFPNIPPFSILASIFPGIPSAQVIQPTIGRAISAVYATVTVEPTQQTLIRTRHFGHVRAIHVSPGQSVTQDAPLADIIDETTYREIELANAELAQARLRHSLGPPSLPLLKNKEAELKKLKALLDAGNIAPIEYQRAENELRSLQDRVKIETASLDHDLQVAEQRLKTQIQEKNQMTLRSPLNGTVLEIYATLGEFLPPQSQIMRIGSSTLHLTAFINEEDIGRLKPKMKGNVKLFAYPELTLTATLTQILPQAENQSYRALFTLDEPPPMLLPGMTGEINIITDTREQALLIPTRALLPGPAVYTVSPSGRIRLTPVTIGFRSIETTEILSGLTPNDRLIADELHRYAPGQVVRIIKQHTR from the coding sequence ATGTGCCGCATACTTCGAAATCCCATTTCCCTCACTCTTCTCACACTCATTCTGCTTTACTGCCTCACACGCTCATTTCCCAACATTCCCCCGTTTTCTATCCTTGCCTCTATCTTCCCAGGCATCCCCTCCGCACAAGTCATTCAGCCAACCATAGGACGCGCCATCTCAGCAGTCTATGCGACGGTCACAGTCGAACCAACCCAACAGACTCTTATCCGCACCCGTCATTTCGGCCACGTTCGCGCCATCCACGTCTCCCCAGGTCAAAGCGTCACTCAAGATGCCCCTCTTGCTGACATCATTGACGAAACTACCTACCGTGAAATTGAACTCGCCAACGCTGAGCTAGCCCAAGCTCGCCTCCGCCACTCTCTTGGCCCTCCATCCCTCCCACTCCTCAAAAACAAAGAAGCCGAACTCAAAAAACTCAAAGCTCTTCTCGATGCAGGAAACATCGCCCCAATCGAGTATCAGCGCGCAGAAAACGAACTCCGTTCCCTTCAAGATCGCGTAAAAATCGAAACCGCCTCTCTAGATCACGACCTTCAAGTCGCCGAGCAACGCCTCAAAACTCAAATCCAAGAAAAAAACCAGATGACCCTCCGATCGCCACTCAATGGCACAGTGCTAGAAATCTACGCCACCCTCGGGGAATTCCTCCCCCCACAGTCACAAATCATGCGCATCGGCTCTAGCACCCTGCACCTCACGGCCTTTATCAACGAAGAAGATATAGGCCGCCTCAAACCCAAAATGAAGGGTAACGTCAAACTCTTCGCCTACCCCGAACTCACCCTTACTGCCACTCTCACTCAAATCCTCCCCCAAGCCGAAAATCAATCCTATCGCGCACTTTTCACATTGGATGAACCGCCTCCTATGCTCCTCCCTGGCATGACCGGCGAAATTAACATCATCACTGATACCCGCGAGCAAGCACTCCTCATCCCGACACGCGCACTCCTTCCCGGCCCAGCTGTTTACACAGTCTCCCCATCAGGTCGCATCCGCCTTACCCCAGTAACGATCGGCTTCCGTTCCATCGAAACCACGGAAATCCTCTCTGGCCTCACGCCGAACGACCGTCTCATCGCCGATGAGCTTCACCGTTACGCCCCTGGCCAAGTCGTGCGCATCATCAAACAACATACACGATAA
- a CDS encoding LptF/LptG family permease: MKIIYRLLYLQLFKVTTIAIAVVTTLFVLLNVLKDVIALLMNSVVPALTIAQMVLLLVPFVLMFTIPWGFLIAVLLVFGRLSQDREILALKSSGISLVVLAAPTIILALAACLLLLYINTTLSPAARFAFKQIVAEVLRKDPTALFVPGKSIEQFPGYRIYIREKNGPHLTDIHLWTIDTEGNPIRSLRADHGRLELDQKNERIIIHLHNSRQEERRRGDSADTAYVVPGVSAEYIPLTLSLEGLFKKAERKLSPSNMTISQLRRHLASHASSLDPSSIAAILTEANKRLALAFAPLTFTLIAIPLAIQTRRKETSTGVALSLAIVLTYFFMLVLAEAFKRNIALHPEMLVWLPNIIFQALGVFLLIRVNRL; encoded by the coding sequence TTGAAAATCATATACCGCTTACTCTACCTTCAACTCTTCAAAGTCACGACTATTGCAATAGCAGTCGTCACGACACTATTCGTTTTGCTGAACGTATTAAAAGACGTCATCGCCCTATTGATGAATAGCGTCGTCCCCGCACTCACCATTGCACAAATGGTGCTGTTACTAGTCCCATTCGTCTTAATGTTTACCATTCCATGGGGATTCTTAATCGCAGTCCTTCTCGTCTTTGGACGTCTTTCCCAAGATAGAGAAATACTAGCTCTCAAATCAAGTGGTATCAGCTTAGTCGTGCTGGCTGCTCCCACAATTATCCTAGCTCTCGCAGCCTGCCTGTTGCTCTTGTATATCAACACGACGCTTTCACCTGCTGCACGATTTGCTTTTAAGCAGATCGTAGCCGAAGTTCTCCGCAAAGACCCGACAGCTTTATTCGTGCCTGGAAAATCTATCGAACAATTCCCTGGCTATCGCATCTACATCAGAGAGAAAAACGGTCCGCACCTCACAGACATACATCTCTGGACCATCGATACAGAAGGCAATCCAATTCGATCTCTACGAGCAGACCACGGCCGATTAGAACTCGACCAAAAAAATGAACGGATAATCATTCACTTGCACAATTCACGTCAAGAAGAACGACGCCGAGGAGACTCTGCCGACACTGCTTACGTCGTGCCTGGCGTCAGCGCAGAATATATACCATTGACTCTTTCTCTTGAAGGTCTTTTCAAAAAGGCTGAGCGCAAACTATCACCCAGCAATATGACTATCTCCCAACTCAGGCGACATCTGGCTTCGCATGCTTCTTCCCTTGATCCCTCCTCAATCGCAGCGATCCTCACAGAGGCCAATAAACGGCTTGCCTTAGCTTTTGCCCCACTCACATTTACGCTCATCGCTATCCCGCTTGCCATACAGACTCGAAGAAAGGAAACCTCTACGGGAGTTGCGCTCAGCTTAGCAATCGTGCTGACTTACTTCTTCATGCTAGTGCTCGCAGAAGCCTTCAAGCGCAACATCGCACTTCATCCCGAGATGCTTGTGTGGCTACCCAACATCATATTTCAAGCACTAGGAGTCTTTTTACTGATTCGGGTCAATCGCCTTTAG
- a CDS encoding iron ABC transporter permease, translating into MKKYGLLALLYLFFGFFLIYPLFTILQGAFWVQSVKEGEVVTRLSLEYFELIFSNPFYRDCFLNSIAIAGWTTAICLVLSLPLANLFLRWDFPLKFFWSSAILMPLILPPFVGAIGLKQIFARFGSLNLLLAELGIVDLQHPPDWLGEGGFAGIIILEVLHLYPIMFLSVQAAMANVDPSLRDAARNLGAGGLRIFRTVTVPLATPGIFSGCAIVFVFAFTDLGVPLMFDFQTTVPTQIFNLVTQSDNPIGYALVVLALVVVTIFFVLGKRLGEGNYAMMARSASYDDIKRFSPLMGWIVTGLVGLVIFISILPHLGVVINSFSQRWFMNVLPQEWTVANYAEIFSMHMTAMSVKNSLQYALFSSLLDLILGVIIAYLLVRQQFKGKIVLDVLSMLPLALPGLVTAFAYYVAFTRPPFDGVEWLDPRQNPTLLLVIAYAVHRLPYIVRAAVAGLQQTSVTLEEASANLGAKPLTTLWRITLPLIYANLIAGTIMTFSFAMLDVSKGMILAQETPFYPITKAIYALLGRIIPAAPAIACAMGVLAMILLAICLGLASKILGQKMGQLFKS; encoded by the coding sequence ATGAAAAAATATGGCCTACTCGCACTGCTTTATTTGTTTTTTGGTTTTTTTCTTATTTATCCCCTCTTTACAATTCTTCAGGGTGCTTTTTGGGTGCAGTCAGTCAAGGAAGGTGAAGTTGTTACGCGTCTATCGCTGGAATATTTTGAGTTAATTTTTTCTAATCCTTTTTATCGGGATTGTTTTCTGAATTCGATCGCTATTGCGGGGTGGACTACAGCAATCTGCCTGGTGTTGAGTTTACCTTTAGCCAACCTTTTTCTTCGTTGGGATTTTCCGTTAAAATTTTTTTGGAGTTCGGCAATTTTGATGCCCTTAATCCTTCCGCCATTCGTTGGCGCTATTGGGTTGAAGCAAATATTCGCGCGTTTTGGTAGTCTGAATTTACTACTTGCAGAGCTAGGCATAGTCGATTTGCAGCATCCACCGGACTGGTTAGGTGAAGGGGGATTTGCTGGGATTATCATACTGGAAGTGCTTCATCTCTATCCGATCATGTTTCTGAGCGTGCAAGCCGCGATGGCGAACGTTGATCCCTCCTTGCGCGATGCCGCGCGAAATCTGGGTGCAGGGGGCTTGAGGATTTTTCGAACGGTCACAGTTCCTCTCGCGACTCCGGGAATTTTTTCTGGATGCGCAATTGTTTTTGTCTTTGCGTTTACTGATCTTGGGGTGCCGCTGATGTTTGATTTTCAAACGACGGTGCCGACGCAAATTTTTAATTTGGTGACTCAGTCCGATAATCCCATCGGTTATGCGCTTGTAGTCTTGGCTTTAGTCGTAGTAACGATCTTTTTCGTGCTGGGGAAACGTCTGGGGGAGGGCAACTACGCGATGATGGCGCGAAGCGCAAGCTATGATGACATTAAACGTTTTTCTCCCTTGATGGGCTGGATTGTCACTGGTCTGGTGGGACTTGTCATTTTCATTTCTATTCTTCCTCACTTGGGTGTGGTTATCAATTCATTCTCTCAACGGTGGTTCATGAATGTGTTGCCTCAGGAATGGACAGTGGCCAACTACGCAGAAATTTTTAGCATGCATATGACGGCGATGTCCGTAAAAAACTCGCTTCAATATGCCTTGTTTTCCTCGCTTTTAGATCTGATTTTAGGCGTGATTATTGCATATCTTCTCGTTCGCCAACAATTCAAAGGCAAAATCGTTTTGGATGTGCTCTCCATGCTTCCATTGGCGTTGCCAGGGCTCGTCACGGCCTTTGCTTACTACGTTGCCTTTACTCGGCCACCTTTCGACGGAGTGGAGTGGCTCGATCCGCGACAGAATCCAACATTACTGCTCGTCATTGCTTACGCAGTGCATCGTCTGCCATATATTGTGCGAGCGGCTGTTGCAGGGTTGCAACAAACTTCTGTCACGCTAGAGGAAGCCTCAGCCAATCTGGGTGCTAAGCCTCTGACAACCCTCTGGCGTATTACGTTACCTCTGATCTATGCGAATTTGATTGCCGGCACAATTATGACCTTTTCTTTTGCGATGCTAGATGTCTCGAAGGGAATGATATTAGCTCAGGAAACGCCATTTTATCCTATCACCAAAGCCATCTACGCATTGCTAGGCCGTATAATTCCTGCTGCTCCGGCGATTGCATGCGCGATGGGAGTGCTCGCTATGATTCTCTTGGCGATTTGTCTTGGACTTGCCTCAAAAATTCTGGGCCAAAAAATGGGACAACTGTTTAAGAGTTGA
- a CDS encoding ABC transporter ATP-binding protein, with protein sequence MDIHLRGIVKRFDGNPIVKGVDFSLRSGEMFFLLGPSGCGKTTILRMLAGFYSPDEGDIYFGDRRMNDVPPHSRNTALVFQNYAVWPHMTLFENVAYGLRVRKIKEPELTRRVMEALEQVKLAALKDRKPTSLSGGQQQRVALARAIVVRPDLLLFDEPLSNLDAKLRIEMRDEIKRLQAETGITSLYVTHDQEEALSLASRIGVMHAGKIEQIGTPYEVYNYPKTAFVANFIGEMNFFQSHTVLGRIFGANQGEQVGFRPEDVVVVDVDHAHGGIAARVKRRTYLGSKNELLLETEERETVKAWTSRYFEEGAAVRFSVPEDRLRKYPVTA encoded by the coding sequence ATGGACATACATTTACGAGGGATTGTAAAGCGTTTTGATGGCAACCCGATCGTTAAAGGGGTCGATTTTTCACTCCGCTCAGGGGAAATGTTCTTTTTACTAGGTCCCTCTGGCTGTGGGAAAACAACGATCTTAAGGATGCTCGCGGGCTTCTATAGTCCAGATGAGGGGGATATTTATTTTGGTGATCGGCGGATGAATGATGTGCCTCCTCATTCGAGGAACACTGCGCTGGTTTTTCAAAACTATGCAGTCTGGCCTCATATGACGCTTTTTGAAAATGTCGCCTATGGTCTTCGCGTGAGAAAAATTAAGGAACCTGAGCTAACTCGCCGTGTGATGGAGGCTTTAGAACAGGTTAAGCTTGCAGCACTAAAGGATCGCAAGCCGACTAGCCTTTCGGGAGGGCAACAGCAGCGCGTCGCTCTTGCTCGTGCTATCGTGGTTAGGCCTGACTTGCTTCTTTTTGACGAACCTCTCTCTAACCTTGATGCAAAGTTACGAATTGAAATGCGAGATGAAATTAAGCGACTGCAGGCGGAGACTGGTATTACCAGCCTTTACGTGACTCATGATCAAGAAGAGGCTCTTTCTCTTGCTTCACGGATTGGCGTCATGCATGCCGGCAAGATCGAACAAATTGGGACGCCATACGAAGTTTATAATTATCCCAAGACGGCTTTTGTGGCGAATTTTATTGGAGAGATGAACTTCTTTCAATCTCACACAGTTCTAGGCCGGATATTTGGAGCGAATCAGGGTGAACAGGTCGGTTTTAGGCCTGAGGATGTTGTAGTTGTAGATGTCGATCATGCTCACGGGGGAATAGCTGCACGTGTGAAACGACGGACATATCTCGGCAGCAAGAATGAATTATTGCTTGAGACAGAGGAACGAGAAACCGTAAAAGCCTGGACATCGCGCTACTTTGAAGAAGGGGCTGCTGTTCGTTTTTCAGTTCCTGAGGATCGTTTAAGAAAATATCCAGTAACTGCATGA
- a CDS encoding ABC transporter substrate-binding protein: MAVFSVVSGLCSKENELIIVSPHWEGIQYEFGRAFEAWYQENVGKAIRVRWRDLGGASQIEKALVATYQATPDSCGMDVFFGGGMDPFENLHRRGLLYPYRVSDEVLKDLPESFSGVRIIGEDYAYYGTALSSFGILENRRVTQRLGLPEVKTWRDLADSRLAGWVSSTDPRKSGSVHMIYEIILQAYGWDEGWGVIYGMSGNVRSFLQNSSAPVKEVSAGDAAFAVTIDINGLTQQSFLGEENVIYRIPRGVSVVTPDGIAILRGAPNLEAAKLFVEFVLSEKGQKLWMKPKGTEGGALRFNITRMGVLPKLYPNDLSKLLVPFNPFQVGEGEIGFRYNSELGSRRWHVLNDLIGQTIIDVHRWLRRAWRAASKVQDEVVRQELLRKIKKPFVTESEAIELASYWRKDKVRARRMANEWMEGAVRRYQEVIEVATKFAVIGDEGGMHMTNICKGQE, translated from the coding sequence GTGGCGGTGTTCTCTGTCGTGAGCGGGCTTTGCTCAAAAGAGAACGAGTTGATCATCGTGTCGCCGCACTGGGAAGGGATTCAATACGAATTTGGCCGTGCATTTGAGGCTTGGTATCAGGAAAACGTAGGAAAGGCGATTCGCGTGCGCTGGCGAGATTTAGGGGGGGCTTCACAGATAGAAAAAGCTTTGGTGGCTACTTATCAAGCGACGCCGGATAGTTGTGGAATGGACGTTTTTTTTGGTGGGGGAATGGATCCTTTTGAGAACTTACATCGAAGAGGTTTATTATATCCTTACCGAGTGTCGGATGAGGTATTGAAGGATTTGCCGGAAAGCTTTTCTGGAGTGAGAATCATCGGTGAGGATTATGCTTACTACGGGACGGCATTGTCTTCATTTGGAATTCTTGAGAACCGTCGAGTGACACAACGACTCGGGCTGCCTGAAGTGAAGACTTGGAGAGATCTAGCAGATAGTCGTCTGGCGGGTTGGGTGAGTTCTACAGATCCACGAAAAAGTGGAAGTGTGCATATGATTTACGAGATTATTCTTCAGGCTTATGGGTGGGATGAGGGGTGGGGAGTGATCTACGGGATGAGTGGAAACGTGCGTTCTTTTCTACAGAATAGCTCTGCACCGGTGAAAGAGGTGTCAGCGGGTGATGCAGCTTTTGCCGTGACGATAGATATTAATGGATTGACTCAACAGAGTTTCTTAGGGGAGGAAAACGTTATCTATCGGATTCCGCGGGGGGTATCTGTGGTCACGCCTGATGGCATTGCAATTTTGCGGGGCGCGCCGAATTTAGAAGCTGCAAAACTTTTTGTAGAATTTGTTTTATCTGAAAAAGGGCAAAAGCTTTGGATGAAACCTAAGGGCACTGAAGGTGGAGCTTTGCGTTTCAATATTACGCGCATGGGGGTGTTACCCAAGCTGTATCCGAACGATTTGAGTAAACTTTTAGTTCCTTTCAATCCTTTTCAGGTTGGGGAGGGTGAGATTGGATTTCGTTACAATAGTGAATTAGGCAGTAGGCGTTGGCATGTTTTGAACGATCTTATTGGCCAGACCATCATAGATGTGCATCGTTGGTTACGCAGGGCGTGGCGAGCTGCATCAAAGGTCCAAGATGAAGTAGTGAGGCAAGAGCTTTTGCGTAAAATCAAAAAGCCGTTCGTCACTGAATCGGAAGCGATTGAGCTGGCTTCTTATTGGAGGAAAGACAAAGTGCGTGCGCGTCGCATGGCGAATGAATGGATGGAAGGTGCTGTTAGGAGATATCAGGAAGTTATAGAAGTTGCGACTAAGTTTGCAGTTATTGGAGATGAGGGGGGGATGCACATGACGAACATTTGCAAGGGCCAAGAGTAG
- a CDS encoding alkaline phosphatase family protein, with protein MRTKFLTLVFLLLPFIAHTEDTDSQQSDSTHAAPLPPSESVIKKIAIGSCHNQKKPAPIWKAITEASPQLILLLGDNIYSDTHDPEEYRSVYKEWKKIRPFKSLFTSIPMLFIWDDHDYGKNDEGRDDHPTREQIQRVFLEELYIPTDRRAWQSEGIYDAYIFGPENKRLQIILLDTRTFRSPLSTHPYGKRITPSGALLGKYIPTDDYTTTILGEAQWQWLEEQLRIPAQIRLIASSIQVLSNEHGWECWGNFPHERQRLLRLIRDTHAEGVILLSGDRHMAEFSRLPVDDPLSPGYPITEFTSSSLNMSGFKNPAEPNPYRIPETKQITENNFGLIDIDWDSDDPLITLSICSERNKNLQTIQFPLSSLQITSPTKDVTNDSSSD; from the coding sequence ATGCGAACTAAATTCCTAACACTCGTCTTTCTTCTCCTCCCCTTCATAGCTCACACCGAAGACACAGATTCACAACAATCCGACTCAACCCATGCCGCTCCATTACCCCCTTCTGAGTCTGTAATAAAAAAAATCGCCATCGGTTCCTGTCATAACCAAAAGAAACCCGCTCCAATATGGAAAGCCATAACGGAAGCATCCCCGCAACTCATCCTTCTCTTGGGTGACAACATCTACTCAGATACACACGACCCCGAAGAATATCGATCCGTTTACAAAGAATGGAAAAAAATACGCCCTTTCAAATCTCTCTTCACCTCCATCCCCATGCTCTTCATTTGGGATGATCACGATTACGGAAAAAACGATGAAGGCCGCGACGATCACCCCACTCGTGAGCAAATTCAACGGGTCTTCCTAGAAGAACTCTACATCCCTACGGACCGCCGGGCTTGGCAAAGCGAAGGAATCTATGACGCCTACATCTTCGGACCAGAAAACAAACGCCTACAAATTATTCTCCTCGATACACGAACCTTTCGCTCCCCACTCTCCACCCATCCATACGGCAAACGCATCACTCCCTCCGGCGCCCTTCTCGGAAAATACATCCCCACCGATGACTACACTACCACCATCCTCGGCGAGGCTCAATGGCAGTGGCTCGAAGAACAACTCCGCATCCCAGCACAAATCCGCCTAATTGCTTCCTCCATCCAAGTCCTCTCCAACGAACATGGCTGGGAATGTTGGGGTAACTTCCCACATGAGCGTCAACGCCTTTTACGCCTGATTCGCGACACCCACGCCGAGGGCGTCATCCTCTTATCCGGAGACCGCCACATGGCAGAATTCTCACGTCTCCCTGTTGATGACCCTCTCTCTCCTGGCTATCCCATTACAGAATTCACTTCCAGCTCCCTAAACATGTCTGGCTTCAAAAATCCAGCCGAACCCAACCCCTATCGAATCCCAGAAACCAAGCAGATCACAGAAAATAACTTCGGCCTGATCGATATAGATTGGGATTCGGACGATCCCCTCATCACCCTATCAATCTGCAGCGAAAGAAATAAAAACCTCCAAACAATCCAGTTCCCCCTATCCAGCCTGCAAATCACATCCCCCACCAAAGATGTCACCAACGACAGCTCGTCCGATTAA